In Thauera sp. JM12B12, one DNA window encodes the following:
- a CDS encoding helix-turn-helix transcriptional regulator, which yields MTSIRSPQQLGNALRAARKQLGLTQPQLALAAGVGVRFIVDLEAGKPTVRLENVLRVIDALGGELQLSGLPAAEVDHSTEGSGHDA from the coding sequence ATGACATCCATCCGCTCCCCCCAGCAACTCGGCAACGCACTGCGTGCCGCCCGCAAGCAGCTCGGTCTGACCCAGCCTCAGCTGGCGCTGGCCGCGGGCGTGGGTGTGCGCTTCATCGTCGACCTCGAAGCGGGCAAGCCGACCGTGCGACTGGAGAATGTCCTGCGGGTGATCGATGCGCTCGGAGGAGAACTCCAGTTGAGCGGTCTGCCCGCAGCGGAAGTCGATCACTCGACAGAGGGCAGCGGCCATGACGCATGA
- a CDS encoding amidase, whose translation MSERAVEQGRRDFLKAGAALGGAAAVGLGGAKAAGAAGTAAAATPAALPLPEYEQWDATEIALRIRRGDVKPSEVLEAAIVRAEAYAAINAVTVPHFDLARESARALDAAGQAERAARPALSGVPFALKDLGIALKGTVTTNGCAFFKDAVADHDSTLVQRYQAAGLNIFAKLASPEFGQTASTESRLFGATRNPWDLERSSGGSSGGASAAVAAGVLPAAHASDGGGSIRIPASHCGLFGLKPSRGLIPMGPKSLEGWLGLSAHNVISRSVRDTALLMQLSQGAEAGTRTAPPTADLLAALEQAPRGLRIGLFQTNLFGAGVHAECIEASSKAATLCTSLGHHVEPIDLSALPFLEMAGSMGVVTASGMLYTVQAREKAIGREAREDEFEPIDWQSMQKAKTYTAQQVFAARTVFDRGGRVFDELFSRYDLILSPTTAALPPKLGELSLDQPFENFARRAVLASAFTSMFNMTGLPAMSVPLHWSAEGLPIGVQFAAPYGGEARLIALAAQLERAAPWADRRPPRLG comes from the coding sequence ATGAGCGAACGGGCGGTGGAGCAGGGGCGTCGTGATTTCCTGAAGGCGGGTGCAGCGCTCGGTGGCGCGGCGGCTGTGGGTCTGGGTGGGGCCAAAGCGGCTGGTGCTGCGGGTACCGCTGCGGCCGCCACGCCTGCGGCTCTGCCACTGCCCGAGTACGAGCAGTGGGACGCGACCGAGATCGCGCTGCGCATCCGCCGCGGCGACGTCAAGCCGAGCGAGGTGCTCGAGGCGGCGATCGTGCGCGCCGAGGCCTACGCGGCGATCAACGCGGTCACCGTGCCGCACTTCGATCTCGCCCGCGAGTCCGCCCGGGCGCTGGATGCGGCCGGGCAGGCCGAGCGCGCGGCGCGCCCGGCCTTGTCCGGCGTGCCTTTCGCGCTCAAGGACCTCGGCATCGCCCTCAAAGGCACGGTCACCACCAACGGCTGCGCCTTCTTCAAGGACGCCGTCGCCGACCACGACTCCACCCTGGTGCAGCGCTACCAGGCGGCGGGCCTCAACATCTTCGCCAAGCTCGCCTCGCCCGAGTTCGGCCAGACCGCCTCCACCGAATCGCGCCTGTTCGGCGCCACCCGCAACCCCTGGGATCTGGAGCGCAGCTCCGGCGGATCCTCGGGCGGCGCCTCGGCGGCGGTGGCCGCGGGCGTGCTGCCGGCGGCCCATGCCAGCGACGGCGGCGGCTCGATCCGCATCCCGGCTTCGCACTGCGGCCTGTTCGGTCTCAAGCCCAGCCGCGGCCTCATCCCGATGGGGCCGAAGTCGCTCGAAGGCTGGCTCGGCCTGTCGGCGCACAACGTGATCAGCCGCAGCGTGCGTGACACCGCGCTGCTGATGCAGCTCAGCCAGGGCGCGGAGGCGGGCACCCGCACCGCACCGCCCACCGCCGACCTGCTCGCGGCGCTCGAGCAGGCACCGCGCGGACTCAGGATCGGCCTGTTCCAGACCAACCTGTTCGGCGCCGGTGTGCACGCGGAGTGCATCGAGGCGTCCAGCAAGGCGGCCACGCTGTGCACCAGCCTCGGCCACCACGTCGAGCCGATCGACCTGTCGGCGCTGCCCTTCCTCGAAATGGCGGGCAGCATGGGCGTCGTCACCGCCAGCGGCATGCTCTACACCGTACAGGCGCGCGAGAAGGCGATCGGCCGCGAGGCGCGCGAGGACGAGTTCGAGCCGATCGACTGGCAAAGCATGCAGAAGGCCAAGACCTACACCGCGCAGCAGGTCTTTGCCGCGCGCACGGTGTTCGATCGGGGTGGCCGCGTGTTCGATGAGCTGTTCTCGCGCTACGACCTGATCCTGTCGCCGACCACGGCCGCGCTGCCGCCCAAGCTCGGCGAGCTCTCGCTCGACCAGCCCTTCGAGAACTTCGCGCGCCGGGCGGTGCTGGCCTCGGCCTTCACCTCGATGTTCAACATGACCGGGCTGCCGGCGATGTCGGTGCCGCTGCACTGGAGCGCGGAAGGCCTGCCGATCGGCGTGCAGTTCGCCGCGCCCTATGGTGGCGAGGCGCGCCTGATCGCACTGGCCGCGCAGCTCGAGAGGGCCGCGCCGTGGGCAGATCGCCGCCCGCCGCGGCTGGGCTGA
- a CDS encoding nuclear transport factor 2 family protein produces the protein MTLEQRIARLEALEAIRQLKHRYLNACDLKEVETIRDCFASGPIVVDFEAVGRFEDRDSFVALYQSLACHPRVRDSHHGANPEIELLGEDHARGRWALAYFNLDAETGATRRLGVMYDDEYRRIDGAWKIVATRSRILAAV, from the coding sequence ATGACGCTCGAACAACGCATTGCGCGGCTCGAGGCGCTGGAAGCGATCCGCCAGCTCAAGCACCGCTACCTGAACGCCTGCGACCTCAAGGAGGTCGAGACCATCCGCGACTGCTTCGCCAGCGGCCCGATCGTGGTCGATTTTGAAGCCGTCGGCCGCTTCGAGGACCGCGACAGCTTCGTCGCCCTCTACCAGTCGCTCGCCTGCCACCCGCGCGTGCGCGACAGCCACCACGGCGCCAATCCCGAGATCGAGCTGCTCGGCGAGGACCATGCGCGTGGGCGCTGGGCGCTGGCCTATTTCAATCTGGATGCCGAAACTGGTGCCACCCGTCGGCTGGGCGTGATGTACGACGACGAATACCGTCGCATCGATGGCGCGTGGAAGATCGTGGCGACGCGGTCGCGGATACTGGCGGCGGTGTAG
- a CDS encoding type II toxin-antitoxin system RelE/ParE family toxin, translated as MAKFQLSPAAVRDLEDIWRYTALRWSAAQAERYLDLLNAAFEQLARKPLSAPACDHIRKGYRRCRVEHHWVYFRIDQGVTVVMRVLHERMDTGRHL; from the coding sequence ATGGCTAAGTTCCAACTCTCGCCAGCAGCGGTTCGTGATCTGGAAGACATCTGGCGCTACACGGCGCTGCGATGGAGTGCTGCGCAGGCAGAGCGATACCTGGATCTTCTCAACGCAGCCTTCGAACAGCTTGCCCGGAAGCCCCTCTCCGCGCCGGCTTGCGACCATATCCGCAAGGGCTACCGGCGCTGCCGGGTAGAACACCACTGGGTCTATTTCCGCATCGATCAGGGGGTGACCGTTGTGATGCGCGTACTGCATGAGCGCATGGACACTGGCCGCCATCTCTGA
- a CDS encoding AbrB/MazE/SpoVT family DNA-binding domain-containing protein, with product MSRKSDRGATIQVAKWGNSLAVRLPAAVVQALDLKEGDDIELHVVGERSIEVARKTPPQELLSRLRRLRGRLPADFRFERLETNDADRER from the coding sequence TTGTCGCGTAAATCTGACCGAGGTGCAACCATACAGGTCGCCAAGTGGGGCAATTCACTCGCCGTCCGCCTGCCTGCGGCGGTGGTTCAGGCACTCGACCTGAAGGAAGGGGACGATATCGAGCTGCATGTCGTCGGCGAGCGCTCGATCGAGGTCGCACGCAAGACGCCGCCTCAGGAGCTGCTAAGCCGCCTGCGTAGACTTCGTGGCCGGCTTCCTGCGGATTTCCGCTTCGAGCGCCTCGAGACCAACGATGCCGACCGCGAGCGCTGA
- a CDS encoding type II toxin-antitoxin system ParD family antitoxin, whose product MSVVRKTITLTDQQDRWIKAQIEAGHYTNDSEYIRDLIRREQARTAQTEAIRAALIEGENSGPAQPFDLEAFKARMKAEHG is encoded by the coding sequence ATGTCTGTCGTACGCAAGACCATCACCTTGACCGACCAGCAGGATCGCTGGATCAAAGCGCAGATCGAGGCGGGGCATTACACGAACGACAGTGAATACATCCGCGACCTGATTCGTCGTGAACAGGCGCGCACGGCGCAAACCGAAGCGATCCGTGCTGCTCTGATCGAGGGCGAGAACAGCGGACCCGCACAGCCCTTTGATCTTGAGGCCTTCAAAGCACGTATGAAAGCCGAGCATGGCTAA
- a CDS encoding SDR family oxidoreductase yields the protein MGICEGRTVIITGAGGGLGRAYALAFAAEGANVVVNDIRKEAADAVVAEITAAGGKALANADDITRIETAQQIVDAAVAAFGEVHVVVNNAGILRDRMFISLSEDDWDQVMRVHLKGHFCLANILGKRWRDQAKAGNKIAARIINTSSGAGLQGSVGQSNYSAAKGGIAALTLVQAAELARYGVTANALAPAARTSMTESAMPDVVKAPETGFDAWAAENVAPLVVWLGSELSSHVTGQVFESQGGRISVCDGWRTGPQKDKGARLTVQEAGAMVDELMKQAVPAQKVWGT from the coding sequence ATGGGAATTTGTGAAGGACGCACCGTCATCATCACCGGCGCCGGCGGCGGCCTGGGCCGCGCCTATGCGCTGGCCTTCGCAGCCGAGGGCGCCAACGTGGTGGTCAACGACATCCGCAAGGAGGCCGCCGACGCCGTCGTGGCCGAGATCACCGCGGCAGGCGGCAAGGCGCTCGCCAACGCCGACGACATCACCCGCATCGAGACTGCGCAGCAGATCGTCGACGCCGCCGTGGCGGCCTTCGGCGAGGTGCACGTCGTCGTCAACAACGCCGGCATCCTGCGCGACCGCATGTTCATCAGCCTGTCGGAAGACGACTGGGACCAGGTCATGCGGGTGCACCTGAAGGGCCACTTCTGCCTCGCCAACATCCTCGGCAAGCGCTGGCGCGACCAGGCCAAGGCCGGCAACAAGATCGCCGCGCGCATCATCAACACCAGTTCCGGCGCCGGCCTGCAGGGCTCGGTCGGGCAGTCGAACTACTCCGCGGCCAAGGGCGGCATCGCCGCGCTCACCCTGGTGCAGGCTGCCGAGCTGGCGCGCTACGGCGTCACCGCCAACGCGCTCGCCCCGGCCGCGCGCACCTCGATGACCGAGAGCGCGATGCCCGACGTGGTCAAGGCGCCCGAGACCGGCTTCGACGCCTGGGCGGCGGAGAACGTGGCCCCGCTGGTGGTCTGGCTGGGCAGCGAACTGTCCTCCCACGTCACCGGCCAGGTGTTCGAGAGCCAGGGCGGTCGCATCTCGGTGTGCGACGGCTGGCGCACCGGCCCGCAGAAGGACAAGGGCGCGCGCCTGACGGTGCAGGAAGCCGGGGCCATGGTCGATGAACTGATGAAGCAGGCCGTGCCTGCGCAGAAGGTATGGGGAACCTGA
- a CDS encoding MaoC family dehydratase encodes MVFSSAEQLVAAEGQDLGTTDWVALDQGRIDQFADATDDHQWIHVDPVRAKDGPFGACIAHGYLTLALANLFLPQLIRADNLKMGVNVGCDRVRFPAPVKAGSRIRGRGEILKVERIKDAVQSTVRVTIEIEGSERPGCVVDTISRYTFND; translated from the coding sequence ATGGTTTTCTCCAGCGCCGAGCAGCTCGTCGCGGCCGAGGGCCAGGACCTGGGCACGACCGACTGGGTCGCGCTCGACCAGGGCCGCATCGACCAGTTCGCCGATGCCACCGACGACCACCAGTGGATCCACGTCGACCCGGTGCGCGCCAAGGACGGCCCCTTCGGCGCCTGCATCGCGCACGGCTACCTGACGCTGGCGCTCGCCAACCTGTTCCTGCCGCAGCTGATCCGCGCCGACAACCTGAAGATGGGCGTGAACGTCGGCTGCGACCGCGTGCGTTTTCCGGCGCCGGTCAAGGCCGGCTCGCGCATCCGCGGCCGCGGCGAGATCCTGAAGGTCGAGCGCATCAAGGACGCGGTGCAATCCACCGTGCGCGTGACCATCGAGATCGAGGGCAGCGAGCGCCCGGGCTGCGTCGTCGACACCATCAGCCGCTACACCTTCAACGATTGA
- a CDS encoding acetyl-CoA C-acyltransferase has translation MTEAVIVSTARTALTKSFRGSFNDTEAPVLGGHVVRAVVERAGIEPAAVEDVIMGAAVQQGTQAYNIGRLCAYTGGLPDTVPGMALDRMCASGLMTIGVAAKNILAGEMKIAVAGGVESLSLTQTKHKNTYRAQSEAVKAIVPAAYIPMLETAEIVSARYGISRAAQDEFSLQSQQRTAAAQAAGLFDAEIVPLAARKLVFDKEGKPVGHEDVVATRDECNRASTTLADLAKLNPVVKDGQWVKQGEFVTAGNASQLSDGASAALVMSRDEAERRGIAPLGAYRGIAVAGCAPEEMGIGPVFAIPKLLERFNLKVSDIGLWEINEAFACQVLYSRDKLGIPNDRLNVNGGAIAIGHPFGMSGARMVGHALLEGRRRGVRYVVVSMCIGGGMGAAGLFEVL, from the coding sequence ATGACCGAAGCCGTCATCGTTTCCACCGCCCGTACCGCGCTCACCAAGTCCTTCCGCGGCTCCTTCAACGACACCGAGGCGCCGGTGCTGGGCGGCCATGTGGTGCGCGCCGTCGTCGAGCGTGCCGGCATCGAGCCCGCCGCGGTCGAGGACGTGATCATGGGCGCCGCCGTGCAGCAGGGCACCCAGGCCTACAACATCGGCCGCCTGTGCGCCTACACCGGCGGCCTGCCGGACACCGTGCCGGGCATGGCGCTCGACCGCATGTGCGCCTCGGGCCTGATGACGATCGGCGTCGCCGCCAAGAACATCCTGGCCGGCGAGATGAAGATCGCGGTGGCCGGCGGCGTCGAGTCGCTGTCGCTCACCCAGACCAAGCACAAGAACACCTACCGTGCGCAGTCCGAGGCGGTGAAGGCGATCGTGCCCGCGGCCTACATCCCGATGCTGGAGACGGCCGAGATCGTGTCGGCGCGCTACGGCATCTCGCGCGCCGCGCAGGACGAGTTCTCGCTGCAGAGCCAGCAGCGCACCGCCGCCGCGCAGGCCGCCGGCCTGTTCGACGCCGAGATCGTGCCGCTTGCGGCGAGGAAGCTCGTGTTCGACAAGGAAGGCAAGCCGGTGGGCCACGAGGATGTGGTCGCCACCCGCGACGAGTGCAACCGCGCCTCGACCACGCTGGCGGACCTCGCCAAGCTGAATCCGGTGGTGAAGGACGGCCAGTGGGTCAAGCAGGGCGAGTTCGTCACCGCCGGCAACGCCTCGCAGCTGTCGGACGGCGCCTCGGCCGCGCTGGTGATGAGCCGTGACGAGGCCGAGCGCCGTGGCATCGCGCCGCTGGGCGCGTATCGCGGCATCGCGGTGGCCGGCTGCGCGCCCGAGGAGATGGGCATCGGTCCGGTGTTCGCCATCCCCAAGCTGCTCGAGCGCTTCAACCTCAAGGTCAGCGACATCGGCCTGTGGGAGATCAACGAGGCCTTCGCCTGCCAGGTGCTGTACAGCCGCGACAAGCTCGGCATCCCCAACGACCGCCTGAACGTGAACGGCGGCGCGATCGCCATCGGCCACCCCTTCGGCATGTCGGGTGCGCGCATGGTCGGTCACGCGCTGCTCGAGGGCCGTCGCCGGGGCGTGCGCTACGTGGTGGTGTCGATGTGCATCGGCGGCGGCATGGGCGCGGCGGGCCTGTTCGAGGTGCTGTGA
- a CDS encoding SDR family oxidoreductase: MAYTLTGLEGKLAVVTGAGRMRSIGRSIAVELARAGCDLVITGSGRSPDSFPDDEKQAGWRYIDSVAEEIRALGRRALPVVSNVADPDAVTALADTVMREFGRVDFVINNAGAARAGDRAPVVDVDAAAWRKVIDVNLNGSFYMSQVFGRRLIEQGEGGAIINISSVGGKLMAPNTAAYAASKAGVHALTAAMAGEVGRYGIRVNAICPGIVSTSRLDDLSPAQWDAIIDTYVPLKRAGAPAEIASMVVYLCSTQGAWISGQLYSVDGGQVAGR, from the coding sequence TTGGCTTACACACTGACGGGCCTGGAAGGCAAGCTCGCCGTCGTAACCGGCGCGGGGCGGATGCGCAGCATCGGCCGTTCGATTGCGGTCGAGCTCGCGCGCGCGGGCTGCGACCTCGTCATCACCGGCAGCGGCCGCTCGCCGGATTCCTTTCCGGATGACGAGAAGCAGGCCGGCTGGCGCTACATCGATTCGGTCGCGGAGGAGATCCGCGCGCTGGGCCGACGCGCGCTGCCGGTGGTCAGCAACGTCGCCGACCCGGACGCCGTGACCGCCCTGGCCGACACGGTGATGCGCGAGTTCGGCCGGGTGGATTTCGTCATCAACAACGCCGGCGCCGCGCGCGCGGGCGACCGCGCGCCGGTGGTCGATGTCGATGCTGCCGCCTGGCGCAAGGTCATCGACGTCAACCTGAACGGCAGCTTCTACATGAGCCAGGTGTTCGGTCGCAGGCTGATCGAGCAGGGCGAGGGCGGCGCCATCATCAACATCTCGTCGGTGGGCGGCAAGCTGATGGCGCCCAACACGGCCGCCTACGCCGCCAGCAAGGCCGGGGTGCATGCCCTGACCGCGGCGATGGCGGGCGAGGTGGGGCGCTACGGCATTCGCGTCAATGCGATCTGCCCGGGCATCGTCTCCACGTCCCGCCTGGACGACCTGTCGCCCGCGCAATGGGACGCCATCATCGACACCTACGTGCCCCTGAAGCGCGCCGGCGCGCCGGCGGAAATCGCCAGCATGGTGGTCTATCTGTGCAGCACCCAGGGCGCGTGGATCAGCGGCCAGCTCTACAGCGTCGATGGCGGGCAAGTGGCTGGGCGATAG
- a CDS encoding SDR family oxidoreductase → MKEAPAYVPGHQLLAGKSVLITAAAGAGIGFAAARKCAEEGCRALMISDIHPRRLEEAVAKLKADTGLQNVWGQLCNVTNEEEVQALVAAAEDKLGGVDVLINNAGLGGEKRVTEMSDEEWSRVLDITLTGTFRMTRAMLPHMEKRGRGAIVNNASVLGWRAQKGQAHYAAAKAGVMALTRCSAVEAAEHGVRINAVSPSIALHEFLKKASSEELLAQLASREAFGRAAEVWEVANVMVFLASDYASYMTGEVLSVSSQHA, encoded by the coding sequence GTGAAAGAAGCTCCCGCCTACGTCCCCGGTCACCAGTTGCTCGCTGGCAAATCCGTCCTGATCACCGCAGCGGCCGGCGCCGGCATCGGCTTTGCCGCCGCGCGCAAATGTGCGGAGGAGGGCTGCCGCGCGCTGATGATCTCCGACATCCATCCGCGCCGCCTGGAAGAGGCGGTCGCCAAGCTCAAGGCCGACACCGGGCTGCAGAACGTCTGGGGCCAGCTGTGCAACGTCACCAATGAAGAAGAGGTGCAGGCCCTGGTCGCCGCAGCCGAGGACAAGCTCGGCGGCGTCGACGTGCTGATCAACAACGCCGGCCTGGGCGGCGAGAAGCGCGTCACCGAGATGAGCGACGAGGAGTGGAGCCGGGTGCTCGACATCACGCTCACCGGCACCTTCCGCATGACGCGCGCGATGTTGCCGCACATGGAAAAGCGCGGCCGCGGCGCCATCGTCAACAACGCCTCGGTGCTGGGCTGGCGCGCGCAGAAGGGCCAGGCCCACTACGCCGCGGCCAAGGCCGGCGTGATGGCGCTGACGCGCTGCTCGGCGGTGGAAGCGGCCGAGCATGGCGTGCGCATCAACGCGGTGTCGCCGTCGATCGCGCTGCATGAGTTCCTGAAGAAGGCCTCGAGTGAGGAGCTGCTCGCCCAGCTCGCCAGCCGCGAGGCCTTCGGCCGTGCCGCCGAGGTGTGGGAAGTGGCCAACGTGATGGTCTTCCTCGCCAGCGACTATGCGTCGTACATGACGGGCGAAGTGCTCTCCGTCAGCTCGCAGCACGCTTGA
- a CDS encoding HipA domain-containing protein, producing MLDPQGRRRRLHQEDFCQALGVVPEMKYQNGGGPDLAQCFDLVRRATRPSAPQLLRLFDYVIFNALIGNHDAHAKNFSLLYSGRAPVLAPLYDTLSTAVYPTLTPKMAMKIGSKYKFSEVEARHWEQFAEGAGLAKAQARRRILELASALPRAARALQSDRAHGFAGNGVVESIVALIEQRCALTLRKLSAPASRDGDGPASPQ from the coding sequence GTGCTGGATCCGCAGGGGCGCCGGCGACGCCTCCACCAGGAAGATTTCTGCCAGGCACTCGGCGTGGTGCCCGAGATGAAGTATCAGAACGGGGGCGGGCCGGACCTGGCGCAATGCTTCGATCTGGTACGCCGTGCGACACGTCCAAGTGCACCACAGCTGCTGCGCCTGTTCGATTACGTGATCTTCAACGCGCTCATCGGCAATCACGACGCGCACGCCAAGAACTTCTCGCTGCTTTACTCGGGCAGGGCGCCGGTCCTGGCCCCGCTCTACGACACGCTCTCGACCGCCGTCTATCCGACCCTGACGCCAAAGATGGCGATGAAGATCGGCAGCAAGTACAAGTTCAGCGAAGTCGAGGCACGGCACTGGGAGCAATTCGCCGAGGGTGCGGGGCTCGCCAAGGCGCAGGCGCGGCGGCGCATCCTGGAACTGGCAAGCGCGCTGCCCCGCGCCGCGCGTGCGCTCCAATCCGACCGCGCGCATGGTTTTGCCGGGAACGGCGTCGTTGAAAGCATCGTCGCCTTGATCGAACAACGCTGCGCGCTGACGCTTCGCAAGCTGAGCGCACCCGCCTCGCGCGACGGCGACGGTCCCGCGTCCCCGCAGTAA
- a CDS encoding acetyl-CoA C-acetyltransferase — protein MAQASNQAYIVDALRSPTGKRKGGLSHVHAIDLGAHVLKALVERNAIPADEYDDVIFGCVDTIGSQAGDIARTAWLAAGLPLNVPGTTVDRQCGSSQQAVHFAAQAVMSGTQDVVAVGGVQTMTQIPISSAMLAGQPLGFPDPFSGSKGWKARFGDQPVNQFYSAQRIADHWQCSRRDMEVYALESHRRALAAIAEGRFEREIVGLEGVTKDETPRVSTLEKMAELEPVGPEYPSITAAVSSQTCDASAALLVVSEAALKRYKLTPRARIHHLSVMGDDPIWHLTAPIPATRAALKKAGMRMSDIDVVEINEAFASVVMAWQKELDYDPARMNPNGGAIALGHPLGATGARLMTALLHELERSGGRYGLQTMCEGGGQANVTIIERL, from the coding sequence ATGGCGCAAGCCTCCAATCAAGCCTACATCGTCGATGCCCTGCGCAGCCCCACCGGCAAGCGCAAGGGCGGTCTGTCCCACGTGCATGCGATCGACCTCGGTGCGCATGTCCTCAAGGCGCTGGTCGAGCGCAACGCCATTCCCGCCGATGAATACGACGACGTGATCTTCGGCTGCGTCGACACCATCGGCTCGCAGGCCGGCGACATCGCGCGCACCGCCTGGCTGGCCGCCGGCCTGCCGCTGAACGTGCCCGGCACCACGGTGGACCGCCAGTGCGGCTCCTCGCAGCAGGCGGTGCACTTCGCCGCCCAGGCGGTGATGAGCGGCACGCAGGACGTGGTCGCGGTGGGCGGCGTGCAGACCATGACGCAGATCCCGATCTCGTCGGCCATGCTCGCCGGTCAGCCGCTCGGCTTTCCCGACCCGTTCTCGGGCAGCAAGGGCTGGAAGGCGCGCTTCGGCGACCAGCCGGTGAACCAGTTCTATTCCGCGCAGCGCATCGCCGACCACTGGCAGTGCAGCCGCCGCGACATGGAGGTCTATGCGCTCGAGAGCCACCGCCGCGCGCTGGCCGCGATCGCCGAAGGCCGTTTCGAGCGCGAGATCGTCGGCCTGGAGGGCGTGACGAAGGACGAGACGCCGCGCGTGTCCACGCTCGAGAAGATGGCCGAGCTGGAACCGGTCGGCCCCGAGTACCCGTCGATCACCGCCGCGGTGTCGAGCCAGACCTGCGACGCCTCGGCCGCGCTGCTGGTGGTGTCGGAGGCCGCGCTCAAGCGCTACAAGCTGACGCCGCGCGCGCGCATCCACCACCTGTCGGTGATGGGCGACGACCCGATCTGGCACCTCACCGCGCCGATCCCGGCCACCCGCGCCGCGCTCAAGAAGGCCGGCATGCGCATGAGCGACATCGACGTGGTCGAGATCAACGAGGCCTTCGCCTCGGTCGTCATGGCCTGGCAGAAGGAACTCGACTACGACCCCGCGCGCATGAACCCCAACGGCGGCGCGATCGCGCTCGGTCATCCGCTCGGCGCCACCGGCGCCCGCCTGATGACCGCGCTGCTGCACGAGCTGGAACGCAGCGGCGGCCGCTATGGCCTGCAGACCATGTGCGAAGGCGGCGGCCAGGCCAACGTCACCATCATTGAACGGCTGTAA
- a CDS encoding SDR family NAD(P)-dependent oxidoreductase: MNTSASQGVAVVTGASRGVGRGVAEALGAAGMTVYVTGRSTTDGASRIGDTPLHGTIHDAAAAVTAAGGQGIAVNCDHGDDAQVKALFERIEREQGRLDILVNNALCIDDSLIEPGPFWTKPLAQADMFGVGLRSNYVAAWHAAPLLLKAGKGLVAFTSSYGAGCYMHGPAYGAQKAGCDKMAADMAVDFEGTGVAAVSLWLGVQRTERTEIAARLRGDAYGDFMARSESPQFVGRVIHALWRDPERAALTGHTQIVAELAQRYGVRDEDGREPPTWRNILGAPCAFHPARVS, translated from the coding sequence ATGAATACATCCGCCTCACAGGGCGTTGCCGTCGTCACCGGCGCCAGCCGCGGCGTGGGCCGCGGCGTGGCCGAAGCGCTCGGCGCGGCCGGCATGACGGTCTACGTCACCGGGCGCAGCACCACCGACGGCGCATCGCGCATCGGCGACACGCCGCTGCACGGCACCATCCACGACGCCGCCGCCGCGGTCACCGCCGCGGGCGGGCAGGGCATCGCGGTGAATTGCGACCATGGCGACGACGCCCAGGTGAAAGCGCTGTTCGAGCGCATCGAGCGCGAGCAGGGCCGCCTCGACATCCTGGTGAACAACGCGCTGTGCATCGACGACAGCCTGATCGAGCCCGGCCCGTTCTGGACCAAGCCGCTCGCCCAGGCCGACATGTTCGGCGTCGGCTTGCGCTCGAACTACGTCGCCGCCTGGCATGCCGCGCCGCTGCTGCTGAAGGCGGGGAAAGGGCTGGTCGCGTTCACCTCCTCGTATGGCGCCGGCTGCTACATGCACGGCCCGGCCTACGGCGCGCAGAAGGCCGGCTGCGACAAGATGGCCGCCGACATGGCGGTGGATTTCGAAGGCACCGGCGTGGCGGCGGTCTCGTTGTGGCTGGGTGTGCAGCGCACCGAACGCACCGAGATCGCCGCCCGCCTGCGCGGCGACGCCTACGGCGACTTCATGGCGCGCAGCGAAAGCCCGCAGTTCGTCGGCCGCGTCATCCATGCGCTGTGGCGCGATCCCGAACGGGCCGCGCTGACCGGGCACACCCAGATCGTCGCCGAGCTCGCGCAGCGCTATGGCGTGCGCGACGAGGACGGCCGCGAGCCGCCGACCTGGCGCAACATCCTCGGCGCGCCGTGCGCCTTCCATCCGGCGCGAGTGAGCTGA